From a single Streptomyces liliifuscus genomic region:
- a CDS encoding ATP-binding protein: MSQIAGEPATQDFVEVRLPAAGAYLSVLRTATAGLAARLDFTLDEIEDLRIAVDEACAILLQQAVPGSVLSCVFRLIDDSLEVTVSAPTTDGHAPARDTFAWTVLSALAGKVSSSVADDKTVSISLYKQRGAGPGPA, from the coding sequence GTGTCCCAGATCGCAGGCGAGCCCGCGACCCAGGACTTCGTGGAAGTCCGGCTGCCGGCTGCGGGTGCCTACCTGTCGGTGCTGCGCACGGCCACAGCCGGCCTCGCGGCGCGTTTGGACTTCACCCTCGACGAGATCGAGGACTTGCGCATCGCCGTGGACGAGGCATGCGCGATCCTGTTGCAACAGGCGGTGCCGGGCTCCGTGCTCAGCTGTGTCTTCCGCCTGATCGACGACTCGCTCGAGGTGACCGTCTCGGCCCCGACCACCGATGGCCATGCCCCCGCGCGGGACACCTTCGCCTGGACCGTGCTGTCGGCCCTCGCCGGCAAGGTGTCCTCCTCGGTGGCCGACGACAAAACCGTTTCGATCAGCCTCTACAAACAGCGCGGCGCGGGACCCGGGCCGGCGTGA
- a CDS encoding N-acetylmuramoyl-L-alanine amidase: MAPPMSAGSFLSRLKAEGLTVVEVGDWEHHNRNHKGPWGPVHGVMIHHTVTSGSQRTVEICRDGYSGLPGPLCHGVITKDGRVHLVGYGRSNHAGLGDDDVLRAVIAEKALPPDNEANTDGNRHFYGFECENLGDGEDPWPEAQLDAIERAAAAVCRHHGWTARSVIGHLEWQPGKIDPRGFTMAAMRDRIHERLK; the protein is encoded by the coding sequence ATGGCCCCACCCATGTCCGCGGGCAGTTTTCTGAGCCGGCTCAAGGCGGAAGGGCTCACCGTCGTCGAGGTCGGCGACTGGGAGCATCACAACCGCAATCACAAGGGCCCGTGGGGCCCGGTCCACGGCGTGATGATCCACCACACGGTGACATCGGGAAGTCAGCGCACGGTCGAGATCTGCCGTGACGGCTACAGCGGCCTGCCCGGCCCGCTGTGCCACGGTGTCATCACCAAGGACGGCAGAGTCCACCTCGTCGGCTACGGCCGTTCCAACCACGCGGGCCTGGGCGACGACGACGTATTGCGCGCGGTCATCGCGGAGAAGGCCCTCCCGCCGGACAACGAGGCGAACACCGACGGCAACCGCCACTTCTACGGCTTCGAGTGCGAGAACCTCGGCGACGGCGAGGACCCCTGGCCCGAGGCCCAGCTCGACGCCATCGAGCGCGCCGCGGCGGCGGTCTGCCGCCACCACGGCTGGACGGCCCGCTCGGTCATCGGCCACCTCGAATGGCAGCCGGGCAAGATCGACCCCCGCGGCTTCACGATGGCGGCCATGCGGGACCGCATCCACGAACGACTGAAGTAG
- a CDS encoding 1-aminocyclopropane-1-carboxylate deaminase/D-cysteine desulfhydrase, protein MISPETPEALDLGALRPRLPSPVREAVDERFARRGVRLLLKRDDLIHPELVGNKWRKLAPNLRAAAGRTVLTFGGAYSNHLRATAAAGRLLGLPTVGVVRGQELADRPLNPSLARCAADGMRFHFVDRSTYRRKSEPRTLAALLRACAAEDAYVIPEGGSNSLAVLGCGALGEELRDHGGVDVAAVACGTGGTFAGLAAGLGPDSHALGIPVLRGGFLDAEIRTLQDEAFGGPRGDWSLDDRFHFGGYARTPPELEAFAADFEQRHGLPVERLYVAKLLYGLVALAEEGAFPRGTTIAAVVTGSPHPRAADRI, encoded by the coding sequence GTGATCAGCCCCGAGACCCCCGAAGCGCTCGACCTGGGCGCCCTGCGGCCACGGCTGCCGTCCCCGGTGCGGGAGGCCGTGGACGAGCGGTTCGCGCGGCGCGGTGTCCGGCTGCTGCTCAAGCGGGACGATCTGATCCACCCGGAGCTGGTCGGCAACAAGTGGCGCAAGCTGGCCCCGAACCTGCGCGCGGCGGCGGGCCGCACGGTCCTCACCTTCGGCGGCGCGTACTCGAACCATCTGCGGGCCACCGCCGCCGCGGGCCGCCTCCTGGGCCTGCCCACCGTCGGCGTGGTCCGCGGCCAGGAGCTCGCCGACCGTCCGCTCAACCCGTCCCTGGCCCGGTGCGCGGCCGACGGCATGCGATTCCACTTCGTCGACAGATCGACGTACCGCCGCAAGAGCGAGCCGAGGACGCTGGCCGCGCTCCTTCGTGCGTGCGCCGCCGAGGACGCGTACGTGATCCCGGAGGGCGGCAGCAACTCGCTTGCCGTTCTGGGCTGCGGGGCCCTCGGCGAGGAGCTGCGGGACCACGGCGGTGTCGACGTGGCCGCGGTCGCCTGCGGCACGGGCGGCACCTTCGCGGGCCTGGCCGCCGGCCTCGGCCCGGACAGCCACGCCCTCGGCATACCCGTCCTCAGGGGCGGCTTCCTCGACGCGGAGATACGTACGCTCCAGGACGAGGCCTTCGGCGGCCCGCGCGGCGACTGGTCGCTCGACGACCGCTTCCACTTCGGCGGTTACGCCCGTACGCCACCCGAACTCGAAGCGTTCGCCGCCGACTTCGAACAGCGCCACGGCCTGCCCGTGGAGCGTCTCTATGTCGCCAAGTTGCTGTACGGACTTGTCGCCCTCGCCGAGGAGGGCGCGTTCCCGCGCGGGACGACGATCGCGGCGGTCGTCACCGGCAGCCCCCACCCTCGGGCCGCCGACAGGATCTAG
- a CDS encoding sensor histidine kinase: MPSMNDLVRQHTALGDSDLEWLHLLVSEWQLLSDLSFADLVLWVPTRDGTRYVSVAQMRPNTGPTSYQDDMVGHLVPRGRRPMLDAALDEGRIVREGDPEWREEVPVRVESIPVRREGRVLGVIARNTNLLTVRTPSRLELTYLQSASDLAQMIAAGSFPFPNQQVDMDASPRVGDGLIRLDAEGIVQYASPNALSAYHRLGLAADLVGHHLGKTTSELAPSRGPVDEALAKVASGWAPREFEIESNDGVIQLRAIPLKPKGTRVGSLVLLRDVTELRRRERELITKDATIREIHHRVKNNLQTVAALLRLQARRIESDRGREALEEAVRRVGSIAIVHETLSQNLDERVEFDEIADRVLAMVAEISPGKVVGRRTGRFGILDAEVATPLSMVLTEILQNALEHGFREGDRGTVEVSAVRGGSTKEARLLVTVQDDGVGLPEGFDPHRSGNLGLQIVRTLVEGELGGTFDMVRAPERGTQVVLDIPVVPHK, encoded by the coding sequence GTGCCCTCCATGAACGACCTCGTCCGCCAGCACACCGCCCTCGGTGACTCCGACCTCGAGTGGCTGCACCTGCTGGTCTCGGAGTGGCAGCTGCTCTCCGACCTCTCCTTCGCGGACCTCGTCCTGTGGGTTCCCACCCGCGACGGCACCCGTTACGTCTCGGTCGCCCAGATGAGGCCCAACACCGGCCCCACCTCGTACCAGGACGACATGGTCGGCCACCTCGTCCCGCGCGGCCGCCGCCCCATGCTGGACGCGGCCCTGGACGAGGGCCGGATCGTGCGCGAGGGCGACCCGGAGTGGCGCGAGGAGGTTCCCGTTCGGGTCGAGTCGATCCCCGTGCGCAGGGAGGGGCGCGTCCTGGGCGTCATCGCCCGCAACACCAATCTCCTCACCGTGCGCACCCCCTCGCGGCTCGAACTCACTTACCTGCAGAGCGCGTCCGACCTCGCACAGATGATCGCGGCCGGCTCCTTCCCGTTCCCCAACCAGCAGGTCGACATGGACGCCTCGCCGCGGGTGGGCGACGGCCTGATCAGGCTGGACGCGGAGGGCATCGTCCAGTACGCGTCACCGAACGCGCTGTCGGCGTACCACCGTCTCGGCCTCGCCGCCGACCTGGTCGGCCACCACCTGGGCAAGACCACGTCCGAACTCGCCCCGTCCCGCGGCCCGGTGGACGAGGCGCTGGCCAAGGTCGCCAGCGGCTGGGCGCCCCGCGAGTTCGAGATCGAGAGCAACGACGGCGTGATCCAGCTGCGCGCCATCCCGCTCAAACCCAAGGGCACGCGGGTGGGTTCGCTCGTACTCCTGCGTGATGTGACCGAACTGCGGCGCCGCGAGCGTGAGTTGATCACCAAGGACGCCACCATCCGGGAGATCCACCACCGGGTGAAGAACAACCTCCAGACGGTCGCGGCCCTGCTCCGCCTCCAGGCCCGCCGGATCGAGTCCGACCGGGGCCGCGAGGCCCTCGAAGAGGCCGTGCGCCGTGTCGGGTCGATCGCCATCGTGCACGAGACGCTCTCCCAGAACCTGGACGAGCGCGTGGAGTTCGACGAGATCGCCGACCGGGTGCTCGCCATGGTCGCCGAGATCTCCCCGGGCAAGGTCGTCGGCCGGCGCACCGGACGCTTCGGCATACTCGACGCCGAGGTCGCGACCCCGCTCTCCATGGTCCTCACGGAGATCCTGCAGAACGCGCTGGAGCACGGCTTCCGCGAGGGCGACCGTGGCACGGTCGAGGTGTCCGCGGTCCGCGGCGGCAGCACCAAGGAGGCCCGCCTCCTGGTCACCGTCCAGGACGACGGCGTCGGTCTGCCCGAGGGCTTCGACCCGCACCGCTCCGGCAATCTGGGCCTGCAGATCGTACGGACGCTGGTGGAGGGGGAGTTGGGCGGCACCTTCGACATGGTCCGTGCGCCCGAGCGCGGAACGCAGGTCGTCCTGGACATTCCGGTGGTGCCCCACAAGTGA
- a CDS encoding family 2B encapsulin nanocompartment shell protein: MSVGEEIRADQDQPQKSLGTSAARNLATTTKSAPQMQEISSRWLLRMLPWVNVQGGTYRVNRRLSYSVGDGRVTFVKTGDRVQVIPAELGELPALRTYEDPEVLAELAQRCQQREFDPGDVLASFGSQADEVFLLAHGKVEKIGTGPYGDDAVLGVLADGAYFGEQAIIDPEAIWEYTARAVTACTVLALPRQDLDQIAERSESLREHLQQLRAIPTQRANNYGEKEIDLAAGHTGEPAIPGTYVDYDAAPREYELSVAQTVLRIHTRVADLYNQPMNQTEQQLRLTVEALKERQEHELINNREFGLLNNCEYDQRLQPHDGVPSPDDLDELLTRRRGTRLLLAHPRAISAFGRELNKRGLVPETIDMGGNRIPTWRGVPIFPCNKIPVTEARTTSIIAMRTGEADQGVIGLQQAGIPDEIEPSLSVRFMGISEQAIMSYLVTTYYSAAVLVPDALGVLENVEIGRWR; encoded by the coding sequence ATGTCGGTAGGCGAAGAGATCCGCGCGGACCAGGATCAGCCGCAGAAGAGTCTCGGCACATCCGCGGCGCGGAACCTGGCCACCACCACCAAGTCCGCACCACAGATGCAGGAGATCAGCTCACGATGGCTGCTGCGCATGCTGCCGTGGGTGAACGTGCAGGGCGGCACATACCGCGTGAACCGCAGGCTCAGCTACTCGGTGGGCGACGGACGCGTGACGTTCGTGAAGACCGGTGACCGCGTCCAGGTCATCCCCGCCGAACTCGGTGAACTGCCGGCACTGCGCACATACGAGGACCCGGAGGTGCTCGCCGAGCTCGCACAGCGCTGCCAGCAGCGGGAGTTCGACCCGGGCGACGTCCTCGCCTCCTTCGGCAGCCAGGCCGACGAGGTGTTCCTGCTCGCACACGGCAAGGTCGAGAAGATCGGCACGGGTCCGTACGGGGACGACGCGGTCCTCGGCGTCCTCGCCGACGGCGCCTACTTCGGCGAGCAGGCCATCATCGACCCGGAGGCCATCTGGGAGTACACGGCCCGCGCGGTCACGGCCTGCACGGTCCTCGCGCTGCCCCGCCAGGACCTCGACCAGATCGCCGAGCGCTCCGAGTCCCTGCGCGAGCACCTGCAACAACTGCGCGCGATTCCCACGCAGCGCGCCAACAACTACGGCGAGAAGGAGATCGACCTCGCCGCCGGCCACACCGGAGAGCCGGCCATCCCGGGGACGTACGTCGACTACGACGCGGCACCGCGCGAGTACGAACTCAGCGTCGCGCAGACCGTGTTGCGCATCCACACGCGCGTGGCCGACCTCTACAACCAGCCGATGAACCAGACCGAGCAGCAGTTGCGGCTCACGGTCGAGGCGTTGAAGGAGCGCCAGGAGCACGAGCTCATCAACAACCGGGAGTTCGGGCTGCTCAACAACTGCGAGTACGACCAGCGGCTGCAGCCGCACGACGGCGTACCCAGCCCGGACGACCTGGACGAGCTGCTCACCAGGCGGCGCGGCACCAGGCTGCTGCTCGCCCACCCGCGCGCGATCTCCGCGTTCGGCCGCGAGCTCAACAAGCGGGGGCTCGTCCCGGAGACCATCGACATGGGCGGGAACCGCATTCCCACCTGGCGCGGTGTGCCGATCTTCCCGTGCAACAAGATCCCGGTCACCGAGGCCCGCACGACCTCGATCATCGCCATGCGTACGGGCGAGGCCGACCAGGGCGTCATCGGGCTCCAGCAGGCCGGCATCCCGGACGAGATCGAGCCGAGCCTGTCGGTGCGGTTCATGGGCATCAGCGAGCAGGCGATCATGTCGTACCTGGTGACGACGTACTACTCGGCCGCGGTCCTGGTGCCCGACGCGCTCGGGGTCCTGGAGAACGTCGAGATCGGCCGCTGGAGGTGA
- a CDS encoding Na+/H+ antiporter produces the protein MHVMPLLLLVAGSAVVAGAARRTPVPAPLLLVTAGLIVSYLPGVPEYTLDPHIVLPLVLPPLLYTAATDSSYLDLRAQLRPVALLSVGYVLFATLVVGWAAYMIVPDLSLTAALVLGAVVAPPDAVAATAVARRVGLPSRVTTILQGESLVNDATAITAYRVALAAAVGEGATWAGGIGEFLLAAIGGVGIGVVLMMPLHWLRTHLKEALLQNSLSLLIPFFAYAVAEQVHASGVLAVVVVALYLGHRNWEVDFATRLQEEAVWKMVAFILESSVFALIGLQLPIVLKGLDEYEGVSAAWYAVAVFLVVVVSRFVWVYPATFLPRILSKRIREREDNPTWKGPFIISWAGMRGVVSLAIAFSIPLTAEGGEDFPGRNLILFLTFTTVIGTLVVQGLTLPPLVRALKLPERDLQAETLAEANAQAQASRTAERRLDELLDDERNALPPPLADRLRSVLERRRNAVWERLGTVNPVTGETVDDTYRRLSREMIGAEREMFVRLRDGRYIDDEMLRTLLRRLDLEEAAAFREAT, from the coding sequence ATGCATGTGATGCCCCTCCTCCTGCTGGTCGCGGGCAGCGCCGTGGTCGCCGGCGCGGCCCGCCGTACCCCGGTGCCCGCGCCGCTGCTGCTGGTCACCGCGGGTCTGATCGTCTCGTACCTGCCCGGGGTCCCCGAGTACACACTCGACCCCCACATCGTGCTCCCGCTCGTGCTGCCCCCGCTGCTCTACACGGCGGCCACGGACAGCTCGTACCTCGATCTGCGGGCGCAACTCAGGCCGGTCGCGCTTCTGTCGGTCGGGTACGTGCTCTTCGCGACGCTCGTCGTCGGCTGGGCCGCCTACATGATCGTGCCGGACCTGTCGCTGACGGCGGCGCTGGTGCTCGGCGCGGTCGTGGCGCCGCCGGACGCGGTGGCGGCCACGGCGGTGGCGCGCCGGGTCGGGCTGCCCTCCAGGGTCACCACGATCCTGCAGGGCGAGTCGCTGGTGAACGACGCGACCGCGATCACCGCCTACCGGGTGGCCCTCGCCGCCGCCGTCGGTGAGGGCGCGACCTGGGCGGGCGGCATCGGCGAGTTCCTGCTCGCCGCGATCGGCGGCGTCGGCATCGGGGTCGTCCTGATGATGCCGCTCCACTGGCTGCGCACGCACCTGAAGGAGGCGCTGCTCCAGAACTCCCTGTCGCTGCTGATCCCGTTCTTCGCGTACGCGGTCGCCGAGCAGGTGCACGCTTCCGGAGTGCTCGCCGTGGTCGTCGTCGCGCTCTACCTGGGGCACCGCAACTGGGAGGTCGACTTCGCGACCCGCCTCCAGGAGGAGGCGGTCTGGAAGATGGTCGCGTTCATCCTGGAGTCGTCGGTCTTCGCACTGATCGGCCTGCAGCTCCCGATCGTCCTCAAGGGCCTCGACGAGTACGAGGGAGTGAGTGCCGCCTGGTACGCGGTGGCCGTCTTCCTGGTCGTCGTCGTGTCCCGCTTCGTGTGGGTGTATCCCGCGACCTTCCTGCCGCGCATCCTGTCCAAACGGATCCGGGAACGGGAGGACAACCCCACCTGGAAGGGGCCCTTCATCATCAGCTGGGCCGGGATGAGAGGCGTGGTCTCGCTCGCCATCGCCTTCTCGATCCCGCTCACCGCGGAGGGCGGGGAGGACTTCCCTGGCCGCAATCTGATCCTCTTCCTGACCTTCACGACGGTGATCGGCACGCTGGTCGTGCAGGGGCTGACGCTGCCGCCGCTGGTCCGTGCGCTGAAGCTGCCCGAGCGGGATCTGCAGGCCGAGACGCTCGCGGAGGCGAACGCCCAGGCGCAGGCGTCCCGGACCGCGGAGCGCCGCCTGGACGAACTCCTCGACGACGAGCGCAACGCGCTGCCGCCGCCGCTCGCCGACCGGCTCCGCTCGGTCCTGGAGCGTCGCCGCAACGCGGTGTGGGAGCGGCTCGGGACGGTGAACCCCGTGACCGGGGAGACCGTCGACGACACGTACCGGCGGCTGTCGCGCGAGATGATCGGCGCCGAGCGGGAGATGTTCGTGAGACTCCGGGACGGCCGCTACATCGACGACGAGATGCTTCGGACGCTGCTGCGACGGCTGGACCTGGAGGAGGCGGCGGCCTTCCGCGAGGCGACGTAG
- a CDS encoding UBP-type zinc finger domain-containing protein, whose translation MKQCTHADALPHPEPEPLSETCLECLAAGSHPVQLRLCLICGDVGCCDSSPLRHATEHFKKTGHPIMRTFEPGENWRWCFVDHVLV comes from the coding sequence ATGAAACAGTGCACGCACGCCGACGCGCTGCCGCATCCAGAACCCGAGCCGCTGAGCGAGACCTGCCTGGAGTGTCTGGCGGCGGGCTCGCACCCCGTGCAGTTGCGACTGTGTCTCATCTGCGGAGACGTGGGCTGCTGCGACTCGTCGCCGCTGCGGCACGCGACGGAGCACTTCAAGAAGACGGGACACCCGATCATGCGCACGTTCGAGCCCGGAGAGAACTGGCGCTGGTGCTTCGTCGACCACGTACTCGTGTGA
- a CDS encoding WhiB family transcriptional regulator codes for MDWRHNAVCREEDPELFFPIGNTGPALLQIEEAKAVCRRCPVMEQCLQWALESGQDSGVWGGLSEDERRAMKRRAARNRARQASA; via the coding sequence ATGGACTGGCGTCACAACGCCGTTTGCCGCGAGGAAGACCCCGAGCTCTTCTTCCCCATCGGCAACACCGGTCCTGCGCTGCTGCAGATCGAGGAAGCCAAGGCCGTCTGTCGTCGCTGCCCCGTCATGGAGCAGTGCCTGCAGTGGGCGCTCGAGTCCGGCCAGGACTCCGGCGTCTGGGGTGGTCTCAGCGAGGACGAGCGCCGCGCCATGAAGCGCCGCGCCGCCCGCAACCGGGCCCGCCAGGCATCCGCCTGA
- a CDS encoding SDR family oxidoreductase has product MGVLTGRTALVTGASRGIGRGIAERLGRDGARVGVHYGRSEAAAKETVATIEAAGGSAFAIRAELGLPGDAAALWEEFDRHADGVDILVNNAGIGSTPSIDEIDEETYDQVFAVNVKAPFFIVRQGLGRLRDGGRVVNISSGLARAAAFPHLIAYAMTKGALDVFSRDLSKVLGARGITVNSLAPGIVDTDNTAELLHGTSDGWAKAAAISALGRVGETADIADVVAFLASDQGRWVTGHWMDATGGSLT; this is encoded by the coding sequence ATGGGCGTGCTCACGGGCAGGACGGCACTCGTCACGGGGGCGAGCAGGGGTATCGGACGCGGGATCGCCGAGCGGCTGGGCCGCGACGGGGCGCGGGTCGGGGTGCACTACGGCAGGAGCGAGGCGGCCGCGAAGGAGACGGTGGCGACGATCGAGGCGGCCGGCGGCTCGGCGTTCGCGATCCGCGCGGAGCTCGGACTGCCGGGGGACGCGGCGGCCCTGTGGGAGGAGTTCGACCGGCACGCGGACGGGGTGGACATCCTGGTGAACAACGCGGGGATCGGTTCGACGCCGTCGATCGATGAGATCGACGAGGAGACGTACGACCAGGTCTTCGCGGTGAATGTGAAGGCGCCGTTCTTCATCGTCCGGCAGGGCCTCGGGCGTCTGCGCGACGGTGGCCGGGTCGTCAACATCTCCTCGGGGCTGGCACGGGCCGCGGCCTTCCCCCACCTGATCGCCTACGCGATGACGAAGGGCGCCCTGGACGTCTTCTCCCGGGACCTGTCCAAGGTGCTGGGCGCCCGCGGCATCACCGTGAACTCACTGGCGCCGGGCATCGTCGACACCGACAACACGGCCGAGCTGTTGCACGGCACCAGCGACGGGTGGGCGAAGGCTGCGGCGATATCGGCGCTCGGCCGGGTGGGCGAGACCGCCGACATCGCCGACGTGGTGGCGTTCCTCGCCTCGGACCAGGGGCGGTGGGTGACCGGGCACTGGATGGATGCGACGGGGGGTTCGCTGACCTGA
- a CDS encoding TetR/AcrR family transcriptional regulator: MVSSHDIKDAAGPASKPRGRPRSFDRETALEKAILAFWEHGYEATSVSDLTQVMGIGAPSLYAAFGDKRSLFDEVVREYGARYGSFGDRALAEEPTARAAVERMLREAAAEYTEPGRPHGCLIVHAATNCTTPEVEESLRDRRNANIAAIESRIRSGVAAGELPADIDTAALARHTGAMIQGMSQQARDGATKEELEALAELAMRIWPRS; the protein is encoded by the coding sequence ATGGTGAGCAGCCACGACATCAAGGACGCCGCCGGTCCTGCCTCGAAGCCTCGCGGTCGCCCCCGCTCCTTCGACCGGGAGACCGCGCTGGAGAAGGCGATCCTCGCGTTCTGGGAGCACGGGTACGAGGCGACCTCCGTCTCGGACCTCACCCAGGTCATGGGCATCGGCGCCCCCAGCCTCTACGCGGCCTTCGGCGACAAGCGCTCGCTCTTCGACGAGGTCGTGCGGGAGTACGGCGCGAGGTACGGCTCGTTCGGCGACCGCGCCCTAGCCGAGGAGCCGACGGCCCGTGCCGCGGTCGAGCGGATGCTGCGCGAGGCCGCGGCCGAGTACACGGAGCCGGGTCGCCCGCACGGCTGCCTGATCGTCCACGCGGCCACCAACTGCACCACCCCGGAGGTGGAGGAGTCCCTCCGCGATCGGCGCAACGCGAACATCGCCGCCATCGAGAGCCGCATAAGGTCCGGCGTCGCCGCAGGTGAGCTGCCTGCGGACATCGACACGGCAGCCCTGGCCCGGCACACCGGGGCCATGATCCAGGGCATGTCCCAGCAGGCCCGCGACGGCGCCACCAAGGAAGAGCTGGAGGCACTCGCCGAACTCGCCATGCGAATCTGGCCCCGCTCGTGA
- a CDS encoding diacylglycerol/lipid kinase family protein, whose translation MRALLVVNPAATTTSARTRDVLIHALASEMKLEAVTTEYRGHARDLGRQAAESKDIELVVALGGDGTVNEVVNGLLHGGPDPDRLPGLAVVPGGSTNVFARALGLPNEPVEATGALLDALREGRQRTVGLGLAAGTPGSEDEGVPARWFTFNAGLGFDAGVVGRVEQHRERGKRSTHSLYLRQAMRQFFGETHRRHGTITLERPDADPVTDLVLSIVCNTSPWTYLGNRPVYASPKASFDTGLDVLGLSRMSTTAVARYGTQLLTSSPERGPHGKHAVSLHDLTDFTLHSKVPLPLQMDGDHLGLRTSVTFTGVRRALRVIV comes from the coding sequence ATGCGTGCACTTCTCGTGGTCAATCCGGCAGCAACCACCACAAGCGCACGCACGCGTGACGTCTTGATCCACGCCTTGGCGAGCGAGATGAAGCTCGAAGCGGTCACCACCGAGTACCGCGGGCACGCCAGGGACCTCGGCCGGCAGGCCGCGGAGAGCAAGGACATAGAACTGGTCGTGGCCCTCGGCGGCGACGGCACGGTCAACGAGGTCGTGAACGGTCTGCTGCACGGCGGCCCCGACCCCGACCGGCTGCCCGGCCTCGCCGTCGTCCCCGGCGGCTCCACGAATGTCTTCGCGCGCGCCCTCGGTCTGCCGAACGAGCCCGTGGAGGCCACCGGCGCCCTCCTCGACGCGTTGCGCGAGGGCCGCCAGCGCACGGTGGGCCTCGGCCTCGCCGCGGGCACCCCGGGCAGTGAGGACGAAGGCGTCCCCGCCCGCTGGTTCACCTTCAACGCGGGCCTCGGCTTCGACGCCGGCGTGGTCGGCCGCGTCGAACAGCACCGCGAACGCGGCAAACGTTCCACGCACTCCCTCTACCTGCGCCAGGCGATGCGCCAGTTCTTCGGGGAGACCCACCGCCGCCACGGCACGATCACGCTGGAGCGGCCGGACGCGGACCCGGTGACCGATTTGGTGCTGTCGATAGTCTGCAACACCTCTCCGTGGACGTATCTGGGCAATCGCCCGGTGTACGCGTCACCTAAGGCCTCGTTCGATACCGGGCTCGACGTACTCGGTCTCAGCCGCATGTCGACCACCGCGGTTGCCCGGTATGGCACCCAGTTGCTCACTTCGTCCCCCGAGCGCGGACCCCATGGGAAGCATGCGGTGTCCCTGCACGACCTGACCGACTTCACCTTGCATTCGAAGGTCCCACTCCCCCTCCAGATGGACGGCGACCACCTCGGACTGCGTACGAGCGTGACGTTCACAGGCGTTCGTCGTGCACTGCGTGTGATTGTGTGA
- a CDS encoding RNA polymerase sigma factor SigF has protein sequence MRNGDGPVRDEERGTRELPGKGEDGPTGPRPLAEGVDGIPEQQARPHPEDDASSAAEAPRREEPVGKDGREALSDSDGRQDPDVAAQWGSPRTESGGTSSEGRRRVTGGIMSEQHEHERNADSGASGTQHDPHDRSGARARFIELRKLDPSSPEYAELRNRLVRMHLPLVEHLARRFRNRGEPLDDLTQVATIGLIKSVDRFDPERGVEFSTYATPTVVGEIKRHFRDKGWAVRVPRRLQELRLALTTATAELSQLHGRSPTVHELAEKLGISEEEVLEGLESANAYSTLSLDVPDTDDESPAVADTLGAEDEALEGVEYRESLKPLLEDLPPREKRILLLRFFANMTQSQIAQEVGISQMHVSRLLARTLAQLREKLLVEE, from the coding sequence GTGAGGAACGGGGACGGGCCGGTGCGGGACGAAGAGCGCGGCACACGGGAACTTCCCGGCAAGGGCGAGGACGGCCCGACCGGGCCTCGGCCTCTGGCGGAAGGTGTCGACGGCATCCCCGAGCAGCAGGCCCGGCCGCATCCGGAGGACGACGCCTCCTCGGCGGCCGAAGCGCCTCGGCGGGAAGAGCCGGTCGGCAAGGACGGGCGCGAGGCGCTCTCCGACAGTGACGGGCGACAGGATCCAGACGTTGCCGCGCAGTGGGGGTCCCCCCGGACGGAGTCTGGGGGAACGTCCTCGGAAGGGCGGCGGCGGGTGACGGGCGGGATCATGAGCGAGCAGCACGAGCACGAACGAAATGCCGACAGCGGCGCGTCGGGTACGCAGCACGACCCCCACGACCGCAGTGGGGCGCGGGCCAGGTTCATCGAGCTGCGCAAGCTGGACCCCAGCAGCCCGGAGTACGCGGAGCTGCGCAACCGGCTGGTCCGGATGCATCTGCCGCTCGTGGAGCACCTCGCGCGCCGCTTCCGCAACCGCGGGGAGCCGCTGGACGACCTCACACAGGTCGCCACCATCGGTCTGATCAAGTCGGTCGACCGCTTCGACCCGGAGCGCGGTGTCGAGTTCTCGACGTACGCGACTCCGACGGTGGTCGGTGAGATCAAGCGGCACTTCCGTGACAAGGGCTGGGCGGTGCGTGTGCCGCGCCGGCTGCAGGAGCTGCGGCTGGCGCTCACCACGGCGACCGCGGAGCTCTCGCAGCTGCACGGCCGCTCGCCCACGGTCCACGAGCTGGCCGAGAAGCTGGGCATCTCGGAGGAGGAGGTCCTGGAGGGCCTGGAGTCGGCCAACGCGTACTCCACGCTGTCCCTGGACGTCCCCGACACCGACGACGAGTCCCCGGCGGTCGCGGACACCCTGGGCGCCGAGGACGAGGCCCTGGAGGGCGTCGAGTACCGCGAGTCCCTCAAGCCGCTCCTGGAGGACCTCCCACCACGCGAGAAGCGGATCCTCCTCCTTCGCTTCTTCGCCAACATGACCCAGTCCCAGATCGCCCAGGAGGTCGGCATCTCCCAGATGCACGTCTCCCGCCTACTGGCCCGCACCCTGGCCCAACTCCGCGAAAAGCTCCTGGTGGAGGAGTAA